In Thermosynechococcus sichuanensis E542, a single genomic region encodes these proteins:
- a CDS encoding pentapeptide repeat-containing protein yields MMIKGDLNQVVSDRLREGKHLWNEWRQAYPQLTVDLSDMNLTGMDLRGYDLRGCNLSRACLREVNLAHGDLRFANLYEADLTAANLNDADCRGALFLKVVGDRATAQRANFQLANLQYARLTYADFSWVTLEQADCRHSNWCQADLSHARAAASDFSFALLMGASLNEATLRFAQLVQASLEGVQAYRCNFYAANLAYAGLTQGYFSRALFVRANLSHAICRWANFRHANLQQSQCEQTDFHYSLYVS; encoded by the coding sequence ATGATGATCAAAGGGGACTTAAATCAGGTAGTGAGCGATCGCCTGCGGGAGGGAAAACACCTCTGGAACGAATGGCGGCAAGCTTATCCTCAGCTTACTGTAGATTTGAGTGACATGAATCTGACGGGCATGGATCTGCGGGGCTATGACCTGCGGGGCTGCAATCTTAGCCGTGCCTGTCTGCGAGAGGTGAACCTTGCCCACGGGGATTTGCGTTTTGCTAACCTCTATGAGGCGGATCTGACAGCAGCTAACCTCAATGATGCCGATTGCCGAGGGGCGTTGTTCTTAAAAGTGGTGGGCGATCGCGCCACTGCCCAGCGGGCAAATTTTCAACTAGCTAACTTGCAATATGCTCGGTTGACCTATGCGGATTTCTCTTGGGTGACCCTTGAGCAGGCGGATTGTCGCCACAGCAATTGGTGTCAAGCAGATCTCAGCCATGCTCGGGCTGCTGCCAGTGATTTTTCCTTTGCCCTGCTGATGGGAGCCAGTCTCAATGAGGCTACGCTGCGTTTTGCGCAACTGGTGCAGGCATCCCTTGAGGGGGTTCAAGCCTATCGCTGTAACTTCTATGCCGCCAACTTAGCCTATGCGGGGCTGACGCAGGGGTATTTTTCCCGTGCCCTGTTTGTGCGCGCTAACCTTAGTCATGCCATCTGCCGCTGGGCTAATTTTCGCCATGCCAATCTCCAGCAAAGCCAGTGCGAGCAAACGGACTTTCACTACAGCCTCTACGTTAGCTAG
- a CDS encoding LysR family transcriptional regulator, producing the protein MKQATLHQLKVFEVTARHGSFTRAAEELFLTQPTVSIQMKQLTRVVGMPLFEQVGKRLYLTEAGKELLATCQDIFERLERFEMAIANLKGLKQGHLRLCVITTAKYVIPRLLGPFCQRYPGIDVALTVTNHEQVVERIRGNMDDLYIPSCPPENVDVECHRFLDNPLVVVAPSHHRLSGRSKIPIQELAGEPFIMREQGSGTRQAVEKLFAAHGVPINIRLELGSNESIKQAIAGGLGISVLSHHCLALDRESSQLTILDVEHFPIQRHWHLVYPAGKQLSVVAQAFFDYVSTEGREMIESSLTYPSAAAPAKELNPV; encoded by the coding sequence TTGAAACAAGCAACCCTACATCAGCTTAAGGTTTTTGAGGTCACTGCTCGCCACGGAAGTTTTACCCGCGCTGCTGAGGAACTCTTTCTGACGCAGCCCACCGTTTCGATTCAAATGAAGCAGTTGACCCGTGTCGTGGGTATGCCCCTCTTTGAGCAAGTGGGTAAGCGGCTCTATCTCACGGAAGCCGGCAAGGAACTGCTGGCCACCTGCCAAGACATCTTTGAGCGCCTTGAGCGGTTTGAAATGGCCATTGCCAATCTCAAGGGTCTCAAGCAGGGACACTTGCGGCTGTGTGTCATTACCACAGCCAAATATGTGATTCCGCGGCTGCTAGGGCCATTTTGCCAGCGCTATCCGGGGATTGATGTCGCCCTGACGGTCACCAACCATGAACAGGTGGTGGAGCGTATCCGAGGCAATATGGACGATCTCTATATTCCCAGTTGCCCGCCAGAGAATGTGGACGTGGAGTGCCACCGCTTTTTGGATAATCCCTTAGTGGTGGTTGCCCCCAGTCACCATCGCCTCAGTGGCCGCAGTAAAATCCCGATCCAAGAACTGGCGGGAGAACCCTTTATTATGCGGGAGCAGGGGTCGGGCACCCGCCAAGCGGTGGAGAAGCTCTTTGCGGCGCACGGGGTGCCAATCAATATCCGCCTTGAGCTGGGAAGTAACGAGTCCATTAAGCAGGCGATCGCCGGCGGCCTAGGGATTTCTGTCCTGTCCCATCATTGCTTAGCCCTTGATCGCGAGTCCAGCCAGTTGACAATTCTCGATGTCGAACATTTCCCGATTCAGCGGCACTGGCATCTGGTCTATCCTGCGGGCAAACAACTCTCGGTCGTGGCTCAGGCCTTCTTTGACTACGTGTCCACCGAGGGTCGGGAGATGATTGAATCGAGCCTCACCTATCCCAGTGCGGCGGCGCCGGCCAAGGAACTCAACCCTGTCTAA
- a CDS encoding alpha/beta hydrolase, with amino-acid sequence MVKLQFLTLPDPPIAADHSLLLLHGWGANAADLISLGSLLAPQAQTYAAEAPFPHPYVPQGRMWYDLNQHNALSGSLLLDEQATDLATSEAALREWIASLPIDLSRTILGGFSQGGALTLAVGLTLPLAGLLVFSGYLVRPPTVTVTSPPVLMIHGTADPVVPFASAQASWQTLQAAGVKGAFHALPMAHEINGEAIAIARQFIEKTLPNINSN; translated from the coding sequence ATGGTCAAACTCCAATTTCTCACCCTTCCCGATCCGCCGATCGCGGCAGATCATAGCCTTCTATTGCTCCACGGCTGGGGTGCCAATGCCGCCGATCTCATTTCCCTTGGATCGTTGCTGGCGCCCCAAGCCCAAACCTATGCAGCGGAAGCCCCCTTTCCCCATCCCTACGTTCCCCAAGGGCGGATGTGGTATGACCTGAATCAGCACAATGCCCTCAGTGGCTCATTACTGCTGGATGAGCAAGCCACGGATCTCGCCACCAGTGAAGCGGCACTGCGGGAGTGGATTGCCAGTTTGCCCATTGATCTCAGCCGCACCATTTTAGGGGGATTTTCCCAAGGGGGAGCACTGACATTGGCTGTGGGGTTAACGTTGCCTTTAGCCGGATTATTGGTCTTTAGTGGCTATTTGGTGCGCCCGCCAACAGTGACAGTCACCTCACCGCCCGTGTTGATGATCCATGGCACAGCGGATCCTGTGGTGCCCTTTGCCAGTGCCCAAGCCAGTTGGCAAACCCTGCAAGCCGCAGGAGTCAAGGGAGCCTTTCATGCCCTACCCATGGCCCATGAAATTAATGGAGAAGCAATCGCGATCGCCCGCCAGTTTATTGAGAAGACCCTTCCTAACATCAACTCAAATTGA
- a CDS encoding diacylglycerol/polyprenol kinase family protein — MTMFRAGILVTSWLGLVLLTAELVHAWFPNAKEWSRKVVHIGAGQVILIAYALGVPTSWGIVAAAIAGVITLVSHWVPIFASISAVGRQSWGTFFYAVSIGTLMALFWDTLPELAVLGILVMAWGDGLAALVGINWGRHPLPRTSKSWEGTLTMFCVSTLVAALSLTPIAALEWFWIAPLVGLGATLLELIAWRGIDNLTVPIGSALLAYGLLNLS; from the coding sequence ATGACAATGTTCCGGGCAGGAATTTTAGTCACCAGTTGGCTGGGCTTGGTGCTGTTAACCGCAGAACTGGTTCACGCTTGGTTTCCCAATGCCAAAGAATGGTCACGGAAAGTGGTTCACATTGGTGCGGGTCAAGTGATTCTCATTGCCTATGCCCTAGGGGTACCCACCAGTTGGGGAATTGTGGCCGCAGCGATCGCTGGTGTGATTACCCTTGTGTCCCATTGGGTGCCGATTTTTGCCAGTATTAGTGCCGTGGGGCGCCAAAGCTGGGGCACCTTTTTTTATGCGGTGAGTATTGGCACATTAATGGCACTCTTTTGGGACACACTGCCGGAACTGGCAGTTCTGGGAATTTTAGTCATGGCTTGGGGAGATGGCTTGGCTGCCCTTGTGGGGATTAACTGGGGACGCCATCCCCTACCGCGAACCAGTAAAAGCTGGGAAGGAACCCTGACCATGTTCTGTGTGAGTACCTTGGTGGCGGCTCTATCCCTCACCCCCATTGCCGCCTTAGAGTGGTTCTGGATTGCCCCCTTGGTGGGTCTCGGTGCCACCCTGTTGGAACTGATTGCTTGGCGAGGGATTGATAATCTCACAGTGCCGATCGGTAGCGCTTTGCTTGCCTATGGGTTACTCAATTTGAGTTGA